The Schistocerca cancellata isolate TAMUIC-IGC-003103 chromosome 4, iqSchCanc2.1, whole genome shotgun sequence genome contains a region encoding:
- the LOC126184267 gene encoding uncharacterized protein LOC126184267 produces the protein MSFDTEKFIQEIERRRAIWDVSCEEYSDRDVKEKKMGGNRKYNVKKQKSNDDGLIDVLQQSIALREERERNQESDSDRLFLISLLEDMKKIPEQRKLLLTS, from the exons ATGTCTTTCGACACCGAGAAATTTATTCAAGAAATTGAAAGGCGAAGAGCAATCTGGGACGTATCTTGTGAGGAGTACAGTGACCGTGACGTGAAAGAGAAGAAGATGGGAGGAAATCGCAAATATAATGT AAAGAAGCAGAAAAGCAACGACGACGGATTGATTGATGTACTACAACAGAGTATCGCACTGAGGGAGGAGCGTGAAAGGAACCAAGAATCTGATTCAGATAGACTATTTCTGATTTCATTACTAGAAGACatgaaaaagattccggaacaacGCAAGCTTTTATTGACGTCATAA